The following is a genomic window from Triplophysa rosa linkage group LG11, Trosa_1v2, whole genome shotgun sequence.
tatattaataccAAAGAGACAGTAGCAAGAATAAAGGCCATTTGGAAAAATAGTTATTCCACAGAAGAAGGTAAAATGAAGGATGAGAGGGGATCTTTTCTAACTACATAGCTGGGAAAAATATCTCATTAATAATTAGTCTAACACAACAATTAAAATGAGTGAACTCATCaaagcaaaaataaagaaatactcACATATTTGGCAAAGAAGGATTTCTGCTCTTGTGGGTTTTTCCCtttcttttccatttcctgTTCCATCCTCTCAATGTAAGGCGCCGTTTCAGGtctaaagaaacaaacacatttccatACAAACTTTAAACAGATGCTGGCAAGTATCCAATACAAGGGCAGAGTGTTCACAAAAAGTGTTTCAAGTAGGAATTGCtcatgaaagtttttttcatttaatttaatggaCGAATACCTAAAAAAAGTTCCAGCATGAATGTagctgcttgtgtgtgtttgcccaCTTACACAGGTGCAGTGACTGGTGCCACAACACCTATTGTTGTGTTAAAGACTTCCAGGTCAACTTCATCTTCATCCTCTATCCCCCGACATGACCCAGGGATTGTCACTATGGAAACACCGATAACATATCCGCTGACGTCAGTGTGAAGAGTGATGACATCACTGAGATGGGACTCCACTAATGAGCACTTTGAAAGGAGGGAAGATAGGGACAATGTTTATAGCGGAAATATAAACTATTTtgctaaaaaataataaacaacagatatcaaagtaaaaacggTGTGAAGGTGCACAGCTAGctacatattaaaaaaatcaaaaaaactAGTTTTTGGTGCAACAAACTGAATGTGAATGTGTATCCAATGGTAATGTATGGCAGGACGGAGAGTTAACTTACAGCTCTGACAAATGCAGTGAGGTGACCATCATGTTGTCTCTCTGACTGCCGATCTGCCTGCAGAGACACTCTAGGCACACGGATCCTATATAAACCATCAACTGCAGCCACGTCCTGGAAGACAGAAAGACGTCTATTCAACCCATTTCAGAATTAAATTAACATCTTCACGTTCCTACAAATGGGACGTATGTTCTCACCTTAAGTGTATTCCTATCTTTCTCTGAGAGTTGGTTTTGAGCGAGATACACGCTGCTCTCTCTTCCACCCCTGAACTGTATAGCACCACGAAGGCGAAATCTGGGGACATCGTCTAACAAACAGACCAGCAGTGATGATTTTacaacaaaattagatatttaaCTTATATGAATCTTAACAAGGATTGACTTATTACTCACCCACTTCAAAGGAGTGCTCAATTGGCACAGAAAATCCGCTGAAATCTGTGTCAATGCCATCTCCTGACTGACACGGACACAATATCACTTATTTAGCCATTGTGACAATTGCAAGTGCATTCTATCAGATTTGATAGCAACGCAGAAAGCTAACCACAAGCAAGCCCGTGTCAAATCCACATAATAGAAGTATAAGGTATTGCAAACATGCACCAACTCACCCTCCGACCATTATTGCATTCGCCAGATTCTGGCCATAATAACGTTATAGTTGAAAGGACGGTCAGGATAACAGACAAGTCTCTAATCGTCGCCATTTTGTCGCGACTCGCGAGCCTTGAGAGACTCCTTTAGCCGGAACTACAGTCTTTCAAAGCAAAAGTCCTAGAAACATAAACGTTGTTGCTTAATTAAACAATTTCTCTAGAGTATCCCTTTTCTCGCTCTTATTCTAGAGTCTAGATATTctcaatattttcatttaatttctccAAATCTTTGAGTTTTTATTACTGTGTATTTCAGTAGACAATACAGTAGATACGTAGATAACGTAACGTTAGACTTTACAATAGAGGTCTTCAGCTCTTCAGATATGTTATGTTTAGTCAAaccaatattttgttttattttctcaacAATCGTACTATCAACCAaagaatattattaaaatatatacataaaataatatttattattgtgCCGAAGTGAGAGTCTGAAAATGTGATTCGTTCAACACTAGAGGCGCCACTGAGCATGTAACACGGTTACATTGAAGAGCTGCTAAAATCTCTCGCTCTATCGCCGGGCACGGTGGCGTGTGCCTGTAATCCAAGCTACTGGGAGGCTGAGGCTGGCGGACCGCTTGAGCTCAGGGGTTCTGGGCTGCTGTGGACTATGCCGATCGGGTGTCCGCACTAAGTTCGGTATCGATATGGTGCTCCTGGGGGAGCTCGGGACTACCAGGTCGTCTAAGGAGGGGTGAACCGGCCCAGGTCGGAAACGGAGCAGGTCAAAGCCCCCGTGTCGATCAGTAGTGGGATCGCGCCTGTGAATAGACACTGTAGTGCAGCCTGAGCGATATAGCGGGACTCAGTCTTTTGTGGTTTGCATTACATTCTAATTTTTAAGATggatttacttattatattcGATTTTTTACCTTATTGAT
Proteins encoded in this region:
- the emc10 gene encoding ER membrane protein complex subunit 10 isoform X2 produces the protein MATIRDLSVILTVLSTITLLWPESGECNNGRRSGDGIDTDFSGFSVPIEHSFEVDDVPRFRLRGAIQFRGGRESSVYLAQNQLSEKDRNTLKDVAAVDGLYRIRVPRVSLQADRQSERQHDGHLTAFVRACSLVESHLSDVITLHTDVSGYVIGVSIVTIPGSCRGIEDEDEVDLEVFNTTIGVVAPVTAPVPETAPYIERMEQEMEKKGKNPQEQKSFFAKYWYLILGGAVFLMATNSAQTPPGGDREQS
- the emc10 gene encoding ER membrane protein complex subunit 10 isoform X1, which codes for MATIRDLSVILTVLSTITLLWPESGECNNGRRSGDGIDTDFSGFSVPIEHSFEVDDVPRFRLRGAIQFRGGRESSVYLAQNQLSEKDRNTLKDVAAVDGLYRIRVPRVSLQADRQSERQHDGHLTAFVRACSLVESHLSDVITLHTDVSGYVIGVSIVTIPGSCRGIEDEDEVDLEVFNTTIGVVAPVTAPVPETAPYIERMEQEMEKKGKNPQEQKSFFAKYWMYIVPLVLFLMMSGAQDQSGGGGGAANGGGR